In the genome of Neodiprion pinetum isolate iyNeoPine1 chromosome 2, iyNeoPine1.2, whole genome shotgun sequence, one region contains:
- the LOC124213454 gene encoding bcl-2-related ovarian killer protein, whose protein sequence is MSGIVVSSRSQDGGAKAIHRRSSLAASLHSNLLGLGSTHESTSFHVVGSARRRFSNVSDVVSRKLSHTIGWRSVSASVKIAVSQGTSLCGQYIRNRLKRSGIFHRKLGLKRLRSEIILPGGTVVGEVYPELTSIGAELEKMHPHLFTKIGRQVGCSTFSSEQAASDVLTDVSREMLRNGEMTWSKIIALYAVAGGIAVDCVRQGKPEYLPAIQHGMMEVLEDDLAAWIQANGGWSALTTRYRPVVKPTIWQVYGLPLFLLLTIIFIAVIFLYS, encoded by the exons ATGTCAGGGATTGTCGTGAGTAGCCGTAGCCAAGATGGTGGAGCAAAGGCTATTCATCGAAGGAGCAGTTTGGCAGCATCTTTGCATTCCAATTTGCTCGGTCTCGGATCTACCCACGAATCAACGTCTTTTCACGTAGTTGGTTCAGCACGGCGAAGATTCAGCAATGTTAGTGACGTGGTATCTAGAAAGTTATCGCACACCATTGGCTGGAGATCAGTATCTGCATCTGTGAAAATTGCAGTGTCTCAG ggAACTTCCTTGTGTGGCCAATACATTCGCAATAGATTGAAGCGTTCAGGAATCTTTCACCGAAAATTGGGATTAAAAAGATTGAGAAGCGAAATAATACTTCCAGGTGGTACAGTAGTTGGAGAAGTTTATCCGGAGCTCACAAGCATTGGTGCAGAGTTAGAGAAAATGCATCCTCATCTTTTCACAAAAATCGGACGGCAAGTGGGATGTAGTACCTTCAGTTCGGAGCAAGCTGCCAGTGATGTGTTGACTGATGTATCAAGGGAAATGTTGAGAAACGGGGAAATGACTTGGAGCAAGATAATTGCTTTGTATGCAGTTGCTGGTGGAATAGCAGTGGACTGTGTTCGCCAAGGAAAACCAGAGTATCTCCCAGCTATCCAACATGGAATGATGGAAGTTCTCGAGGATGATTTGGCTGCATGGATTCAAGCTAACGGAGGATGG AGTGCCCTGACAACTCGATACAGGCCTGTGGTAAAACCGACTATTTGGCAGGTTTACGGGCTTCCACTTTTCCTTTTATTGACTATCATATTCATAGCTGTGATATTTCTATATTCATAA
- the Oseg5 gene encoding intraflagellar transport protein 80 homolog isoform X2 encodes MRFKISLRNTNGHKGLVTCVAWNSTEEIYSCGEDHILLCWRLEGGTVHSSIITTFPSEFCPTDMQWHPRPMQPSMSSKKQSFDILLITTADGKFHLINKNGRIEKSVEAHKGATLVGQWNNDGSALMTTGEDGLVKVWSRSGMLRSTVARGRQPALSAAWSPDCSSILYALGAHLLVQFFNTNAKPHKWHGHDGLILAVAWSHKHGLIVSAGEDCRYKVWDSTGNQLYCSSVTEHPIVSLSWCASGDYFAVGSFNTVRLCDKTGWSHALEKVNTGSIYSIAWSSDSTQVAMACGGGGVLTAHVIDRRLEWSNYEATLVRRKTIEVREVGSERHETLEISDRVVKMEFGFGHLVVITPSQCHVYATINWNTPAIFDLKNGSVSSVILAEKHFLLVEWNVTTLYSYQGRLLGIPRWKGMTQEPIHTSCIALCSDTLVIRDQSNNKLLHVLEVSSNKPIMEGQPHTHLQGVSQLALNHVGSVTERQLAVIDVNRDLFLISIRTSGFGRVCKIAVMAQNIQWATDANILVAMLDVTLSVWLCPSCVHYSDKKMIRKTRIDKNNSEFGKQPDIVCVQGGLVTVRRGDGALVTSAFYTFFTSLHQHIINNRWQDALSLCRIAQNEILWTSMAVMATDAKELSAAEEAYAAIGRFDKVDYIQYIKLLPNKIEKLAGMTLLAGDLLAAEGILLQNGLVVEAIHANIKIYNWNRALELATRHKKELDTVLQARKKYLRILNKQETNQLYLSLTVNTLNEQEVHLMSEPTEEPEKLDNESEKLNFLEL; translated from the exons ATGCgatttaaaatatcattacgAAATACCAATGGACATAAAGGTTTAGTCACGTGTGTAGCTTGGAACTCTACTGAAGAAATATATTCTTGTGG TGAAGACCATATCTTGTTATGCTGGCGACTGGAAGGTGGCACAGTGCATTCATCAATAATTACAACTTTTCCATCTGAATTCTGCCCAACGGATATGCAATGGCATCCTCGGCCTATGCAGCCGAGTATGTCTTCAAAAAAGCAATCTTTCGATATCCTCTTAATTACAACAGCTGATG gtaaatttcatttgattaaCAAAAATGGACGAATAGAGAAAAGCGTCGAGGCTCACAAGGGAGCTACACTCGTCGGCCAATGGAACAACGACGGTTCTGCCTTGATGACGA CAGGAGAAGATGGGCTTGTGAAGGTATGGTCACGCAGCGGTATGCTTCGATCTACAGTGGCTAGAGGCAGACAACCAGCTTTAAGTGCTGCATGGAGTCCGGACTGTTCTTCAATTCTATATGCACTGGGTGCGCACCTCttggttcaatttttcaacacaaaTGCTAAACCTCATAAG TGGCATGGACATGATGGACTGATTCTAGCTGTTGCATGGAGCCACAAACACGGGCTTATAGTATCTGCTGGTGAAGACTGTCGATATAAg GTTTGGGACTCTACAGGTAACCAATTATACTGCAGTAGTGTGACGGAGCATCCAATTGTATCACTTAGTTGGTGTGCCAGCGGTGATTACTTTGCTGTCGGATCCTTTAATACAGTCCGATTGTGTGATAAAACTGGA TGGTCCCACGCTTTGGAGAAAGTCAACACTGGAAGTATTTATTCCATAGCATGGTCAAGTGATAGTACACAGGTAGCTATGGCATGTGGAGGTGGTGGAGTTCTTACTGCACATGTTATTGATAG GCGACTAGAGTGGAGCAACTATGAGGCAACTCTTGTTCGACGTAAGACGATTGAAGTCAGAGAAGTTGGTAGCGAGCGACATGAAACTCTTGAAATATCAGATCGAGTAGTTAAGATGGAATTCGGATTTGGTCACTTAGTCGTCATCACACCATCCCAGTGTCATGTTTATGCAACTATCAACTGGAATACCCCAGCTATATTCGATTTAAAGAACGGTTCTGTTTCTTCTGTAATTTTAGCTGAAAA aCACTTCTTACTTGTGGAATGGAATGTTACTACCTTGTATAGTTATCAGGGTCGCTTATTGGGTATTCCACGTTGGAAAGGCATGACCCAGGAACCCATTCATACTTCGTGCATCGCTCTCTGTTCTGACACGCTCGTTATTCGAGATCAGAGTAATAATAAAT TACTGCACGTTTTAGAAGTGTCTAGTAATAAACCAATTATGGAAGGGCAACCCCACACCCATCTCCAAGGAGTTTCTCAGCTTGCATTGAATCATGTTGGTAGTGTCACTGAGCGACAACTAGCAGTCATTGATGTTAATAGAGACTTGTTTCTAATATCAATTCGAACTAGTGGTTTTGGAAGAGTTTGCAAGATTG CTGTTATGGCTCAAAATATTCAATGGGCTACAGATGCCAATATCTTAGTAGCGATGTTAGATGTCACCCTTTCTGTTTGGCTATGCCCAAGTTGCGTGCATtacagtgataaaaaaatgattcgaaaaacaagaatcgataaaaataacaG CGAATTTGGAAAGCAACCAGATATAGTGTGTGTTCAGGGAGGATTAGTTACTGTCAGGCGAGGAGATGGTGCTCTGGTTACATCTGCCTTTTATACTTTCTTTACGAGTTTGCACCAgcatataataaataatagatGGCAAGATGCACTTTCCTTGTGTCGAATTGCACAG aATGAAATACTGTGGACTTCTATGGCAGTTATGGCAACAGATGCCAAAGAGTTGAGTGCTGCAGAAGAGGCATATGCTGCTATAGGCAGATTTGATAAGGTTGATTACATTCAGTACATTAAG CTCTTGccaaataaaatcgaaaaactgGCTGGAATGACTTTATTGGCAGGTGATTTGTTGGCTGCAGAAGGAATCCTCCTGCAAAATGGCTTAGTTGTTGAAGCGATTCATGCCaatatcaaaatatataaCTGGAACAG GGCATTGGAGCTCGCAACCAGGCATAAGAAAGAGTTGGATACGGTACTACAGGCTCGCAAAAAGTATCTTCGTATTCTAAATAAACAAGAAACCAATCAATTGTATTTAAGTCTGACGGTGAATACATTGAATGAGCAG GAAGTTCACTTAATGTCCGAACCAACTGAAGAGCCGGAAAAGCTTGACAACGAATCTGAGAAGTTGAACTTCTTGGAATTGTAA
- the Oseg5 gene encoding intraflagellar transport protein 80 homolog isoform X1 encodes MRFKISLRNTNGHKGLVTCVAWNSTEEIYSCGEDHILLCWRLEGGTVHSSIITTFPSEFCPTDMQWHPRPMQPSMSSKKQSFDILLITTADGKFHLINKNGRIEKSVEAHKGATLVGQWNNDGSALMTTGEDGLVKVWSRSGMLRSTVARGRQPALSAAWSPDCSSILYALGAHLLVQFFNTNAKPHKWHGHDGLILAVAWSHKHGLIVSAGEDCRYKVWDSTGNQLYCSSVTEHPIVSLSWCASGDYFAVGSFNTVRLCDKTGWSHALEKVNTGSIYSIAWSSDSTQVAMACGGGGVLTAHVIDRRLEWSNYEATLVRRKTIEVREVGSERHETLEISDRVVKMEFGFGHLVVITPSQCHVYATINWNTPAIFDLKNGSVSSVILAEKHFLLVEWNVTTLYSYQGRLLGIPRWKGMTQEPIHTSCIALCSDTLVIRDQSNNKLLHVLEVSSNKPIMEGQPHTHLQGVSQLALNHVGSVTERQLAVIDVNRDLFLISIRTSGFGRVCKIAVMAQNIQWATDANILVAMLDVTLSVWLCPSCVHYSDKKMIRKTRIDKNNSEFGKQPDIVCVQGGLVTVRRGDGALVTSAFYTFFTSLHQHIINNRWQDALSLCRIAQNEILWTSMAVMATDAKELSAAEEAYAAIGRFDKVDYIQYIKLLPNKIEKLAGMTLLAGDLLAAEGILLQNGLVVEAIHANIKIYNWNRALELATRHKKELDTVLQARKKYLRILNKQETNQLYLSLTVNTLNEQVRIICSILVRPFNIENTRDIHLSCTIFLILNQLMCQ; translated from the exons ATGCgatttaaaatatcattacgAAATACCAATGGACATAAAGGTTTAGTCACGTGTGTAGCTTGGAACTCTACTGAAGAAATATATTCTTGTGG TGAAGACCATATCTTGTTATGCTGGCGACTGGAAGGTGGCACAGTGCATTCATCAATAATTACAACTTTTCCATCTGAATTCTGCCCAACGGATATGCAATGGCATCCTCGGCCTATGCAGCCGAGTATGTCTTCAAAAAAGCAATCTTTCGATATCCTCTTAATTACAACAGCTGATG gtaaatttcatttgattaaCAAAAATGGACGAATAGAGAAAAGCGTCGAGGCTCACAAGGGAGCTACACTCGTCGGCCAATGGAACAACGACGGTTCTGCCTTGATGACGA CAGGAGAAGATGGGCTTGTGAAGGTATGGTCACGCAGCGGTATGCTTCGATCTACAGTGGCTAGAGGCAGACAACCAGCTTTAAGTGCTGCATGGAGTCCGGACTGTTCTTCAATTCTATATGCACTGGGTGCGCACCTCttggttcaatttttcaacacaaaTGCTAAACCTCATAAG TGGCATGGACATGATGGACTGATTCTAGCTGTTGCATGGAGCCACAAACACGGGCTTATAGTATCTGCTGGTGAAGACTGTCGATATAAg GTTTGGGACTCTACAGGTAACCAATTATACTGCAGTAGTGTGACGGAGCATCCAATTGTATCACTTAGTTGGTGTGCCAGCGGTGATTACTTTGCTGTCGGATCCTTTAATACAGTCCGATTGTGTGATAAAACTGGA TGGTCCCACGCTTTGGAGAAAGTCAACACTGGAAGTATTTATTCCATAGCATGGTCAAGTGATAGTACACAGGTAGCTATGGCATGTGGAGGTGGTGGAGTTCTTACTGCACATGTTATTGATAG GCGACTAGAGTGGAGCAACTATGAGGCAACTCTTGTTCGACGTAAGACGATTGAAGTCAGAGAAGTTGGTAGCGAGCGACATGAAACTCTTGAAATATCAGATCGAGTAGTTAAGATGGAATTCGGATTTGGTCACTTAGTCGTCATCACACCATCCCAGTGTCATGTTTATGCAACTATCAACTGGAATACCCCAGCTATATTCGATTTAAAGAACGGTTCTGTTTCTTCTGTAATTTTAGCTGAAAA aCACTTCTTACTTGTGGAATGGAATGTTACTACCTTGTATAGTTATCAGGGTCGCTTATTGGGTATTCCACGTTGGAAAGGCATGACCCAGGAACCCATTCATACTTCGTGCATCGCTCTCTGTTCTGACACGCTCGTTATTCGAGATCAGAGTAATAATAAAT TACTGCACGTTTTAGAAGTGTCTAGTAATAAACCAATTATGGAAGGGCAACCCCACACCCATCTCCAAGGAGTTTCTCAGCTTGCATTGAATCATGTTGGTAGTGTCACTGAGCGACAACTAGCAGTCATTGATGTTAATAGAGACTTGTTTCTAATATCAATTCGAACTAGTGGTTTTGGAAGAGTTTGCAAGATTG CTGTTATGGCTCAAAATATTCAATGGGCTACAGATGCCAATATCTTAGTAGCGATGTTAGATGTCACCCTTTCTGTTTGGCTATGCCCAAGTTGCGTGCATtacagtgataaaaaaatgattcgaaaaacaagaatcgataaaaataacaG CGAATTTGGAAAGCAACCAGATATAGTGTGTGTTCAGGGAGGATTAGTTACTGTCAGGCGAGGAGATGGTGCTCTGGTTACATCTGCCTTTTATACTTTCTTTACGAGTTTGCACCAgcatataataaataatagatGGCAAGATGCACTTTCCTTGTGTCGAATTGCACAG aATGAAATACTGTGGACTTCTATGGCAGTTATGGCAACAGATGCCAAAGAGTTGAGTGCTGCAGAAGAGGCATATGCTGCTATAGGCAGATTTGATAAGGTTGATTACATTCAGTACATTAAG CTCTTGccaaataaaatcgaaaaactgGCTGGAATGACTTTATTGGCAGGTGATTTGTTGGCTGCAGAAGGAATCCTCCTGCAAAATGGCTTAGTTGTTGAAGCGATTCATGCCaatatcaaaatatataaCTGGAACAG GGCATTGGAGCTCGCAACCAGGCATAAGAAAGAGTTGGATACGGTACTACAGGCTCGCAAAAAGTATCTTCGTATTCTAAATAAACAAGAAACCAATCAATTGTATTTAAGTCTGACGGTGAATACATTGAATGAGCAGGTGAGGATTATTTGTTCTATATTAGTCCGTCCATTCAACATTGAAAATACTCGtgatattcatttatcatgcactatttttctcattcttaaCCAGCTCATGTgtcaataa
- the Oseg5 gene encoding intraflagellar transport protein 80 homolog isoform X4, with the protein MLILLTGKFHLINKNGRIEKSVEAHKGATLVGQWNNDGSALMTTGEDGLVKVWSRSGMLRSTVARGRQPALSAAWSPDCSSILYALGAHLLVQFFNTNAKPHKWHGHDGLILAVAWSHKHGLIVSAGEDCRYKVWDSTGNQLYCSSVTEHPIVSLSWCASGDYFAVGSFNTVRLCDKTGWSHALEKVNTGSIYSIAWSSDSTQVAMACGGGGVLTAHVIDRRLEWSNYEATLVRRKTIEVREVGSERHETLEISDRVVKMEFGFGHLVVITPSQCHVYATINWNTPAIFDLKNGSVSSVILAEKHFLLVEWNVTTLYSYQGRLLGIPRWKGMTQEPIHTSCIALCSDTLVIRDQSNNKLLHVLEVSSNKPIMEGQPHTHLQGVSQLALNHVGSVTERQLAVIDVNRDLFLISIRTSGFGRVCKIAVMAQNIQWATDANILVAMLDVTLSVWLCPSCVHYSDKKMIRKTRIDKNNSEFGKQPDIVCVQGGLVTVRRGDGALVTSAFYTFFTSLHQHIINNRWQDALSLCRIAQNEILWTSMAVMATDAKELSAAEEAYAAIGRFDKVDYIQYIKLLPNKIEKLAGMTLLAGDLLAAEGILLQNGLVVEAIHANIKIYNWNRALELATRHKKELDTVLQARKKYLRILNKQETNQLYLSLTVNTLNEQVRIICSILVRPFNIENTRDIHLSCTIFLILNQLMCQ; encoded by the exons ATG TTAATTCTGTTGACAggtaaatttcatttgattaaCAAAAATGGACGAATAGAGAAAAGCGTCGAGGCTCACAAGGGAGCTACACTCGTCGGCCAATGGAACAACGACGGTTCTGCCTTGATGACGA CAGGAGAAGATGGGCTTGTGAAGGTATGGTCACGCAGCGGTATGCTTCGATCTACAGTGGCTAGAGGCAGACAACCAGCTTTAAGTGCTGCATGGAGTCCGGACTGTTCTTCAATTCTATATGCACTGGGTGCGCACCTCttggttcaatttttcaacacaaaTGCTAAACCTCATAAG TGGCATGGACATGATGGACTGATTCTAGCTGTTGCATGGAGCCACAAACACGGGCTTATAGTATCTGCTGGTGAAGACTGTCGATATAAg GTTTGGGACTCTACAGGTAACCAATTATACTGCAGTAGTGTGACGGAGCATCCAATTGTATCACTTAGTTGGTGTGCCAGCGGTGATTACTTTGCTGTCGGATCCTTTAATACAGTCCGATTGTGTGATAAAACTGGA TGGTCCCACGCTTTGGAGAAAGTCAACACTGGAAGTATTTATTCCATAGCATGGTCAAGTGATAGTACACAGGTAGCTATGGCATGTGGAGGTGGTGGAGTTCTTACTGCACATGTTATTGATAG GCGACTAGAGTGGAGCAACTATGAGGCAACTCTTGTTCGACGTAAGACGATTGAAGTCAGAGAAGTTGGTAGCGAGCGACATGAAACTCTTGAAATATCAGATCGAGTAGTTAAGATGGAATTCGGATTTGGTCACTTAGTCGTCATCACACCATCCCAGTGTCATGTTTATGCAACTATCAACTGGAATACCCCAGCTATATTCGATTTAAAGAACGGTTCTGTTTCTTCTGTAATTTTAGCTGAAAA aCACTTCTTACTTGTGGAATGGAATGTTACTACCTTGTATAGTTATCAGGGTCGCTTATTGGGTATTCCACGTTGGAAAGGCATGACCCAGGAACCCATTCATACTTCGTGCATCGCTCTCTGTTCTGACACGCTCGTTATTCGAGATCAGAGTAATAATAAAT TACTGCACGTTTTAGAAGTGTCTAGTAATAAACCAATTATGGAAGGGCAACCCCACACCCATCTCCAAGGAGTTTCTCAGCTTGCATTGAATCATGTTGGTAGTGTCACTGAGCGACAACTAGCAGTCATTGATGTTAATAGAGACTTGTTTCTAATATCAATTCGAACTAGTGGTTTTGGAAGAGTTTGCAAGATTG CTGTTATGGCTCAAAATATTCAATGGGCTACAGATGCCAATATCTTAGTAGCGATGTTAGATGTCACCCTTTCTGTTTGGCTATGCCCAAGTTGCGTGCATtacagtgataaaaaaatgattcgaaaaacaagaatcgataaaaataacaG CGAATTTGGAAAGCAACCAGATATAGTGTGTGTTCAGGGAGGATTAGTTACTGTCAGGCGAGGAGATGGTGCTCTGGTTACATCTGCCTTTTATACTTTCTTTACGAGTTTGCACCAgcatataataaataatagatGGCAAGATGCACTTTCCTTGTGTCGAATTGCACAG aATGAAATACTGTGGACTTCTATGGCAGTTATGGCAACAGATGCCAAAGAGTTGAGTGCTGCAGAAGAGGCATATGCTGCTATAGGCAGATTTGATAAGGTTGATTACATTCAGTACATTAAG CTCTTGccaaataaaatcgaaaaactgGCTGGAATGACTTTATTGGCAGGTGATTTGTTGGCTGCAGAAGGAATCCTCCTGCAAAATGGCTTAGTTGTTGAAGCGATTCATGCCaatatcaaaatatataaCTGGAACAG GGCATTGGAGCTCGCAACCAGGCATAAGAAAGAGTTGGATACGGTACTACAGGCTCGCAAAAAGTATCTTCGTATTCTAAATAAACAAGAAACCAATCAATTGTATTTAAGTCTGACGGTGAATACATTGAATGAGCAGGTGAGGATTATTTGTTCTATATTAGTCCGTCCATTCAACATTGAAAATACTCGtgatattcatttatcatgcactatttttctcattcttaaCCAGCTCATGTgtcaataa
- the Oseg5 gene encoding intraflagellar transport protein 80 homolog isoform X3, with protein MQWHPRPMQPSMSSKKQSFDILLITTADGKFHLINKNGRIEKSVEAHKGATLVGQWNNDGSALMTTGEDGLVKVWSRSGMLRSTVARGRQPALSAAWSPDCSSILYALGAHLLVQFFNTNAKPHKWHGHDGLILAVAWSHKHGLIVSAGEDCRYKVWDSTGNQLYCSSVTEHPIVSLSWCASGDYFAVGSFNTVRLCDKTGWSHALEKVNTGSIYSIAWSSDSTQVAMACGGGGVLTAHVIDRRLEWSNYEATLVRRKTIEVREVGSERHETLEISDRVVKMEFGFGHLVVITPSQCHVYATINWNTPAIFDLKNGSVSSVILAEKHFLLVEWNVTTLYSYQGRLLGIPRWKGMTQEPIHTSCIALCSDTLVIRDQSNNKLLHVLEVSSNKPIMEGQPHTHLQGVSQLALNHVGSVTERQLAVIDVNRDLFLISIRTSGFGRVCKIAVMAQNIQWATDANILVAMLDVTLSVWLCPSCVHYSDKKMIRKTRIDKNNSEFGKQPDIVCVQGGLVTVRRGDGALVTSAFYTFFTSLHQHIINNRWQDALSLCRIAQNEILWTSMAVMATDAKELSAAEEAYAAIGRFDKVDYIQYIKLLPNKIEKLAGMTLLAGDLLAAEGILLQNGLVVEAIHANIKIYNWNRALELATRHKKELDTVLQARKKYLRILNKQETNQLYLSLTVNTLNEQVRIICSILVRPFNIENTRDIHLSCTIFLILNQLMCQ; from the exons ATGCAATGGCATCCTCGGCCTATGCAGCCGAGTATGTCTTCAAAAAAGCAATCTTTCGATATCCTCTTAATTACAACAGCTGATG gtaaatttcatttgattaaCAAAAATGGACGAATAGAGAAAAGCGTCGAGGCTCACAAGGGAGCTACACTCGTCGGCCAATGGAACAACGACGGTTCTGCCTTGATGACGA CAGGAGAAGATGGGCTTGTGAAGGTATGGTCACGCAGCGGTATGCTTCGATCTACAGTGGCTAGAGGCAGACAACCAGCTTTAAGTGCTGCATGGAGTCCGGACTGTTCTTCAATTCTATATGCACTGGGTGCGCACCTCttggttcaatttttcaacacaaaTGCTAAACCTCATAAG TGGCATGGACATGATGGACTGATTCTAGCTGTTGCATGGAGCCACAAACACGGGCTTATAGTATCTGCTGGTGAAGACTGTCGATATAAg GTTTGGGACTCTACAGGTAACCAATTATACTGCAGTAGTGTGACGGAGCATCCAATTGTATCACTTAGTTGGTGTGCCAGCGGTGATTACTTTGCTGTCGGATCCTTTAATACAGTCCGATTGTGTGATAAAACTGGA TGGTCCCACGCTTTGGAGAAAGTCAACACTGGAAGTATTTATTCCATAGCATGGTCAAGTGATAGTACACAGGTAGCTATGGCATGTGGAGGTGGTGGAGTTCTTACTGCACATGTTATTGATAG GCGACTAGAGTGGAGCAACTATGAGGCAACTCTTGTTCGACGTAAGACGATTGAAGTCAGAGAAGTTGGTAGCGAGCGACATGAAACTCTTGAAATATCAGATCGAGTAGTTAAGATGGAATTCGGATTTGGTCACTTAGTCGTCATCACACCATCCCAGTGTCATGTTTATGCAACTATCAACTGGAATACCCCAGCTATATTCGATTTAAAGAACGGTTCTGTTTCTTCTGTAATTTTAGCTGAAAA aCACTTCTTACTTGTGGAATGGAATGTTACTACCTTGTATAGTTATCAGGGTCGCTTATTGGGTATTCCACGTTGGAAAGGCATGACCCAGGAACCCATTCATACTTCGTGCATCGCTCTCTGTTCTGACACGCTCGTTATTCGAGATCAGAGTAATAATAAAT TACTGCACGTTTTAGAAGTGTCTAGTAATAAACCAATTATGGAAGGGCAACCCCACACCCATCTCCAAGGAGTTTCTCAGCTTGCATTGAATCATGTTGGTAGTGTCACTGAGCGACAACTAGCAGTCATTGATGTTAATAGAGACTTGTTTCTAATATCAATTCGAACTAGTGGTTTTGGAAGAGTTTGCAAGATTG CTGTTATGGCTCAAAATATTCAATGGGCTACAGATGCCAATATCTTAGTAGCGATGTTAGATGTCACCCTTTCTGTTTGGCTATGCCCAAGTTGCGTGCATtacagtgataaaaaaatgattcgaaaaacaagaatcgataaaaataacaG CGAATTTGGAAAGCAACCAGATATAGTGTGTGTTCAGGGAGGATTAGTTACTGTCAGGCGAGGAGATGGTGCTCTGGTTACATCTGCCTTTTATACTTTCTTTACGAGTTTGCACCAgcatataataaataatagatGGCAAGATGCACTTTCCTTGTGTCGAATTGCACAG aATGAAATACTGTGGACTTCTATGGCAGTTATGGCAACAGATGCCAAAGAGTTGAGTGCTGCAGAAGAGGCATATGCTGCTATAGGCAGATTTGATAAGGTTGATTACATTCAGTACATTAAG CTCTTGccaaataaaatcgaaaaactgGCTGGAATGACTTTATTGGCAGGTGATTTGTTGGCTGCAGAAGGAATCCTCCTGCAAAATGGCTTAGTTGTTGAAGCGATTCATGCCaatatcaaaatatataaCTGGAACAG GGCATTGGAGCTCGCAACCAGGCATAAGAAAGAGTTGGATACGGTACTACAGGCTCGCAAAAAGTATCTTCGTATTCTAAATAAACAAGAAACCAATCAATTGTATTTAAGTCTGACGGTGAATACATTGAATGAGCAGGTGAGGATTATTTGTTCTATATTAGTCCGTCCATTCAACATTGAAAATACTCGtgatattcatttatcatgcactatttttctcattcttaaCCAGCTCATGTgtcaataa